The stretch of DNA AAAAGCCATTGATTACATAAAGGAAATTAATAAGAAAGTTTTGCGATTGAGTTTAATATATAATCTTGACAATCCGTTATTTTCACTGATGATGCAGGATATTGTTATGGAAATAGATAAATTTGGTTTAGATTATGAAATAAATACGCTTATTGACTGCATACCGAATGAAATCTTTACAAAGAATAAAAGTGAAACATTTTATTTATTTGAAATATTAAAGAACAAATTAGTAGAAGGAATAAAAAATACAGAAGAAAATAAAAAAATATATATTGAAGTTGCGAAAAACGATCATATATATGTAACATTTTGCAATACCGAGTTAAAGGAAGAACTAAAAAACGCTGATTCGGAAATGGTTTATAGTCATGACGATATTGAACTTAAATTTTTTAAATTTGGAAATAGTTTTTTAATTCAATTAATTATACATCAAAGTAGGTGATATAATGTTTGTTGATGTAGCTAAAATATACATCAAAGCTGGAGATGGCGGACATGGGGCAGTTTCTTTCCGAAGAGAAAAATATGTTCCCTTCGGAGGACCAGATGGTGGAGATGGCGGAAGAGGGGGAGACGTTGTTTTTGTAGTTGACCCTGGACTTAGAACACTTCTGGATTTTAGATACAAAAAAAAATATAATGCTTCCCCGGGCGAATCAGGTGGAGCAAGCAATAGATTTGGAAAAGACGGTGAGGATTTAGTAATAAAAGTTCCACCTGGAACGGTTATAAAGGATGCAGAAACAAATAGAATTATTGCAGACCTGAAGGATGAAAAAGATAAGGCAATAGTTGCAAAGGGAGGTAGAGGCGGCCGAGGAAATGCAAAGTTTGCAACACCAACAAGACAAGCACCAAACTTTGCTGAGCCAGGTATGCCAGGTGAAGAAAAATGGATAGTCCTTGAATTAAAGCTAATAGCTGATGTTGGACTAATAGGATTTCCTAACGTTGGAAAATCAACGATACTTTCAATGGTTACTGGCGCTAAGCCAAAGATTGCAAACTATCATTTTACCACATTAACACCAAATCTTGGAGTTGTAGATTTAGCTGGTGTTAAAAGCTTTGTTCTTGCTGATATACCAGGACTTATTGAAGGTGCGCATGAAGGTGCAGGCCTTGGAATAGACTTTTTAAGACATATTGAAAGAACAAGAGTTTTAATTCATGTTATCGATGTCTCTGGAATTGAGGGAAGAGACCCAGTAGAGGACTTTTATCAGATAAATGACGAATTAAAACTTTATAATGAAAAATTAGCTAGCAAGCCTCAGATAATTGCAGCTAATAAAACCGATATTCCAGGTTCAGAGGAAAACATCGAAAAATTAAAATCTGAAATGGACAAATTAGGCCTTAAGGTATTTAGTATTTCTGCTGCAACTAATCAAGGGCTTAAGGAATTAATACAGTATGCAGCGAAGGTGTTAGAAGAAACACCAGCGCAAGAGGAAGAGATACAGGAGTGGTATACTCCAGAGGAAAAGAAATTCACTTATGAAATTAGAAAGGCTGATGATGGGGCATACGAAATAATAGGCTCTTTTGTAGATAGGCTGCTATTATCAGTAAATATTTATGATACAGAATCGTTGAAATATTTCCATAAAGTGCTTGAAAAAAGAGGAATAATTGAAGAACTAAAAATGATGGGAATACAAGATGGAGACCTTGTAAGAATGAACGACTTTGAATTTGAATTCGTTGAATAGAGGTGAAAGGATGCTTAAAGGCAAACAGAGAAGCTACTTAAGAAGCTTGGGAAATAAAATAGATGCCATTATTCAGATAGGTAAAAACGGAGTTGATGATGCCGTTTTAAATCAAATAAGCGATGCACTTAAGGCAAGAGAGTTAATTAAAGTTACGGTGTTAAAAAACAGCCTATTAGACCCATATGAAACATGTGGTTATATTTGTGGTAAATTAAACGCAGAGCCTGTTCAAGTGATAGGAAATAGATTTTTAATCTATAAAAGAAACGAAGAAAATCCTACAATTGCAATTCCGAGATGATTTTTAGCATGCAAATAAAATTTGCATGCTTTTTTTGAATTTTTTGTGTTATAATATCCATTGGAGTATCTTTATGGAGTGATAAAATATGAAATTTGGTATATTTGGAGGGACTTTTAACCCAATACATACAGGACACTTGATAGTTGCTAATGAGGTGTTAAATAAACAGAAGCTGGACAAAATTCTATTCATCCCTACCGGTAATCCACCACATAAAGATGTAGACATCATACCTGCAAGCATAAGATATGAGATGGTTAGATTAGCGATTGAAGATAATCCGAACTTTATCATTTCAGATATAGAAACCAAAGAGGAAGGATATGCTTATACATATGACACTTTGACAAAATTACAGAACATATATTATGTAAACAAATTTTATTTTATAATTGGATATGATGCGTTTAGAGATATTGATATGTGGAAAAATGTATATGAAGTTTTTAAACTTGCTGAATTCTTAGTTGTAAATAGAGAAGCGAATATTAATTCAACAATTACTTTGCTAAATGAAAAGACAAAAAAATACGGTGGAGATGCTAAATATATAACTATACCAAACATTGAAATTTCTTCTTCTGAAATTAGAAGAAGGATAAAGGAAGGAATGGATTTTAGATATTTAGTGCCAGATAAAGTATATGACTATATTAAAACAAACAACCTTTACAAGCAGAGGTGAAAAAATGAATATTAAAGAAATTGAACAAAAATTGAAATTTATTCTTGATGAAAAAAGAATGATTCATTCCCTAAACGTTGCAAATTCTGCTTTAGAATTAGCTAAATATTATGGGATTGACCTGCAAAAGATAGAAGTTGCTGCGCTGCTACACGATTGTGCAAAAAATTTTAGCAAAGATGAATTAATTACTTTAGCTGGAAATTATAAAATTGAAATTGATGAAGTTCAAAGAAATTCGCCTTTTCTACTACATGGTCCAGTAGGTGCATATTTCGCAAAATATGAATTTGGGATATATGATGACGATATATTTAATTCAATATATTTCCATACGACAGGAAGAAAGAACATGTCG from Caloramator mitchellensis encodes:
- a CDS encoding Spo0B domain-containing protein, with protein sequence MNDEFITELSVKQLRLIRHSFMNNLQVIYAYLQINKPEKAIDYIKEINKKVLRLSLIYNLDNPLFSLMMQDIVMEIDKFGLDYEINTLIDCIPNEIFTKNKSETFYLFEILKNKLVEGIKNTEENKKIYIEVAKNDHIYVTFCNTELKEELKNADSEMVYSHDDIELKFFKFGNSFLIQLIIHQSR
- the obgE gene encoding GTPase ObgE, whose protein sequence is MFVDVAKIYIKAGDGGHGAVSFRREKYVPFGGPDGGDGGRGGDVVFVVDPGLRTLLDFRYKKKYNASPGESGGASNRFGKDGEDLVIKVPPGTVIKDAETNRIIADLKDEKDKAIVAKGGRGGRGNAKFATPTRQAPNFAEPGMPGEEKWIVLELKLIADVGLIGFPNVGKSTILSMVTGAKPKIANYHFTTLTPNLGVVDLAGVKSFVLADIPGLIEGAHEGAGLGIDFLRHIERTRVLIHVIDVSGIEGRDPVEDFYQINDELKLYNEKLASKPQIIAANKTDIPGSEENIEKLKSEMDKLGLKVFSISAATNQGLKELIQYAAKVLEETPAQEEEIQEWYTPEEKKFTYEIRKADDGAYEIIGSFVDRLLLSVNIYDTESLKYFHKVLEKRGIIEELKMMGIQDGDLVRMNDFEFEFVE
- a CDS encoding YhbY family RNA-binding protein; translation: MLKGKQRSYLRSLGNKIDAIIQIGKNGVDDAVLNQISDALKARELIKVTVLKNSLLDPYETCGYICGKLNAEPVQVIGNRFLIYKRNEENPTIAIPR
- the nadD gene encoding nicotinate-nucleotide adenylyltransferase, which codes for MKFGIFGGTFNPIHTGHLIVANEVLNKQKLDKILFIPTGNPPHKDVDIIPASIRYEMVRLAIEDNPNFIISDIETKEEGYAYTYDTLTKLQNIYYVNKFYFIIGYDAFRDIDMWKNVYEVFKLAEFLVVNREANINSTITLLNEKTKKYGGDAKYITIPNIEISSSEIRRRIKEGMDFRYLVPDKVYDYIKTNNLYKQR
- the yqeK gene encoding bis(5'-nucleosyl)-tetraphosphatase (symmetrical) YqeK, whose product is MNIKEIEQKLKFILDEKRMIHSLNVANSALELAKYYGIDLQKIEVAALLHDCAKNFSKDELITLAGNYKIEIDEVQRNSPFLLHGPVGAYFAKYEFGIYDDDIFNSIYFHTTGRKNMSLFEKIIYIADMISIDRSYPEVDLIRELVKVDLDKALIEATNSTLKYVIQRNLLIHPLTIDFRNWLLMKGGK